A region from the Pungitius pungitius chromosome 16, fPunPun2.1, whole genome shotgun sequence genome encodes:
- the igsf5a gene encoding immunoglobulin superfamily member 5, which yields MVVPRKCRPNLFHVCLLLCATGAVLGEFQLEPLNLTVLQGCDARFNATVKGTWNFMTWTVGGLLVLNFNINGDMTSSSEQFSARFCSRDTSCVELTIHNVARSEDASLVMCSVSGSYGSKTAQLHVQESGTVNIKGENVTVVQQGQQVEIQCVTSAWFPIPTVRWTQNGQAVSSSLQNTTSMADGDTFNSSSILKFQADRNTTVECQATVSSLTSPLFSSVFLVVVPSPPDWTVLIAVVVSIGGLALLVLLILGIIFCYKRSKEKQSNYQDEMSRRVRIHSQMSGGNAAEQRQGRENAGYVPEGTTSNTQTRLPPSTLSDSVFSQENGFKVSEVADDVNTNQARNGYSGTHITVGESGVRKHRHVTIV from the exons ATGGTTGTTCCCCGGAAATGTCGGCCCAACCTCTTCCACGTCTGTCTATTACTGTGTGCAACTGGAG CGGTTTTGGGAGAGTTCCAGCTGGAGCCGTTAAATTTAACAGTGCTTCAAGGCTGTGATGCAAGATTCAACGCCACTGTAAAAGGAACCTGGAATTTTATGACCTGGACTGTCGGAGGATTGTTGGTGCTCAATTTCAACATCAACGGTGACATGACCTCGTCCTCAGAGCAGTTCTCTGCCAGGTTCTGCTCCCGTGACACCAGCTGTGTGGAATTGACCATCCATAACGTCGCCCGCAGTGAGGATGCCAGCCTTGTCATGTGCAGTGTGTCCGGGTCTTATGGCTCCAAGACGGCCCAGCTTCACGTACAAG AGAGCGGTACGGTCAACATCAAGGGAGAAAACGTGACGGTGGTGCAGCAGGGCCAGCAGGTGGAGATACAGTGTGTCACATCTGCTTGGTTCCCAATCCCAACTGTCAGGTGGACACAAAATGGCCAAGCTGTGAGCAGCAGTCTGCAAAACACTACCAGCATGGCCGATGGGGATACATTCAACTCCTCGAGCATCCTGAAGTTCCAGGCAGACAGAAACACCACGGTGGAGTGTCAGGCCACTGTGTCGTCACTAACAAGCCCCCTATTCAGCTCTGTCTTCTTGGTGGTTG TTCCCAGCCCCCCTGACTGGACCGTGCTGATAGCCGTGGTCGTGTCCATCGGAGGTCTTGCTCTGCTGGTTTTGCTCATCCTCGGAATTATCTTTTGCTACAAGCGCAGCAAAGAAAAAC AATCCAATTACCAGGATGAAATGAG TAGAAGAGTGAGGATACACAGCCAGATGAGCGGTGGCAATGCAGCTGAACAGAGACAGGGTCGAGAGAACGCAGGATACGTGCCAGAGGGTACAACTAGTAATACACAAACAC GCCTTCCTCCCAGCACACTCAGTGACAGTGTTTTTTCCCAGGAAAACGGCTTCAAAGTGTCTGAG
- the hmgn1b gene encoding non-histone chromosomal protein HMG-like yields the protein MPKRSKAGGETVAKRRSLRLSEKPAPSKAEAKPKPKKAPAKPKKAKEVEKAKPEEKAPEAPAENGEAKAEEEAPATEEAEEKDDAAE from the exons ATGCCTAAAAGGAGCAAA gcaggaggagaaacagtg GCCAAGAGGAGATCTCTCAGGTTGAGTGAA AAACCTGCACCTTCAAAGGCAGAGGCCAAACCTAAGCCAAAG AAGGCACCTGCTAAGCCTAAGAAAGCCAAGGAGGTAGAGAAGGCAAAGCCCGAGGAGAAAGCACCAGAGGCCCCCGCTGAGAACGGCGAAgccaaagcagaagaagag gcacCAGCcacagaagaagcagaagaaaaagatgatGCAGCAGAATAA